From Pseudomonas sp. B21-028, one genomic window encodes:
- a CDS encoding phenylacetate--CoA ligase family protein: MSTSFPFEQWLAHVRLHSKYYQKHWKHLPAQGCAFEDLPIVDANDYWSGSHDLDTWDVLTGPVTDALIYKTGGTTSQGKLSVYTHEEWQRMLDGFAGGLSTQLDTGDRIANLFFSGDLYASFLFIHGALCQVDLPITEFPFTGSIDPDVLADAVTAHRINVLAGVPAHLLAIASHLDRQGRTLSGITTVLFGGEHLFERQLPMLRQVFPQARFASIGYASVDAGLVGASTPDCLPGEHRVFDEQTRLEIIDEVSGEVIEACDRPGNLVVTNFTRTLMPMVRYPVGDRACWREPVGTPRRKFELAGRSAQSQRVRVGVVSLFPQRISEIIRDIGGELQWQLIIEPVENNDRVVLKWVPDHPSSLCGSLSQALELALIQQHPGIDQLVLHVQACQAQDLERHPRSGKHLQVVDRRGYGPMAARHVR; the protein is encoded by the coding sequence ATGAGCACTTCCTTTCCATTCGAACAATGGCTCGCCCACGTGCGCCTGCATTCAAAGTATTACCAGAAACACTGGAAGCATTTACCCGCGCAAGGCTGTGCGTTCGAGGACCTGCCGATTGTCGACGCCAACGATTACTGGAGCGGCAGCCATGACCTGGACACCTGGGATGTACTGACCGGTCCCGTCACGGACGCACTGATCTATAAAACCGGTGGCACGACCAGCCAGGGAAAGCTGTCGGTGTACACCCATGAGGAATGGCAGCGAATGCTCGATGGCTTCGCAGGCGGCCTGTCCACCCAGCTTGATACAGGCGATCGAATTGCCAATCTGTTCTTCTCGGGGGACCTGTATGCGAGTTTCCTGTTCATCCACGGTGCCCTTTGCCAGGTTGACCTGCCGATTACCGAGTTCCCCTTCACCGGGTCGATCGATCCGGATGTGTTGGCCGATGCCGTCACTGCACACCGCATCAATGTGCTGGCGGGTGTACCGGCCCATCTGCTGGCCATTGCCAGTCATCTGGACCGGCAGGGCCGAACGCTGTCCGGTATCACCACCGTGCTGTTCGGTGGGGAGCACCTGTTCGAGCGTCAACTTCCAATGTTGAGACAAGTCTTCCCCCAGGCACGCTTCGCGTCCATCGGTTATGCCAGCGTGGACGCCGGACTGGTCGGGGCCAGCACCCCTGATTGCTTGCCCGGCGAGCACCGCGTATTCGACGAACAGACGCGGCTGGAGATCATCGATGAAGTGAGCGGCGAGGTTATCGAAGCCTGTGACCGCCCAGGCAACCTGGTGGTGACCAACTTCACCCGGACCCTGATGCCGATGGTGCGTTATCCCGTGGGGGACCGGGCCTGTTGGCGAGAGCCTGTCGGCACTCCACGACGCAAGTTCGAACTGGCGGGACGTAGCGCGCAGAGCCAGCGGGTACGGGTCGGCGTGGTTTCGCTGTTTCCGCAGCGGATCAGCGAGATCATTCGGGACATTGGCGGCGAACTCCAATGGCAACTGATCATCGAGCCCGTCGAAAACAATGACCGTGTGGTGCTCAAATGGGTACCCGATCATCCGTCGAGCCTCTGCGGGTCATTGTCCCAGGCGCTGGAACTCGCTTTGATCCAGCAGCATCCGGGCATCGATCAACTCGTTCTGCATGTCCAAGCCTGCCAGGCGCAGGATCTGGAGCGCCACCCACGCTCCGGCAAACACTTGCAGGTCGTCGATCGCCGGGGCTATGGCCCGATGGCAGCGAGGCACGTCAGATGA
- a CDS encoding GNAT family N-acetyltransferase, giving the protein MSALVIRPFRPADAIGISELFRRVYGDHYVSPDVYVPHMICQHHQHRHWFSMVAVLEERVVGHAALCRPAANREDAELALMAVDPALQGSQIATRLGRQLLDRCKDLGLVRLSIKQVTSHLYSQRLAQRLGFHDMGLMPDHVPSPFSATQTEAQTETIVVGCQVMGDHRRPLPDVQWPAPCQWLMAPLAAQFGTTFDDAPAPMQPLQISSLPGRIDVIAGHMSRHLARQLQRLPAHWSIAVRLGLRRQFPEDYRRLMTAGFIFTGMVPAEGELNWQALFHRGALARHLDLHAEPMQRLHDELQFHTRNWRGRQSSSAA; this is encoded by the coding sequence ATGAGTGCCCTGGTCATCAGGCCGTTCAGGCCCGCCGACGCCATTGGAATCAGCGAACTGTTCCGCCGGGTATACGGGGATCACTATGTTTCGCCAGACGTCTACGTGCCCCACATGATTTGCCAGCACCACCAGCATCGACACTGGTTTTCCATGGTCGCCGTGCTGGAGGAGCGGGTGGTTGGCCACGCCGCGTTGTGCCGACCTGCGGCGAACCGGGAGGATGCCGAGCTGGCGCTGATGGCAGTGGACCCGGCGCTGCAAGGCAGTCAGATTGCTACCCGCCTGGGCCGGCAGCTACTGGATCGCTGCAAGGATCTCGGCCTCGTCAGGCTGTCCATCAAACAGGTCACCAGCCACCTCTATAGCCAACGACTGGCACAACGACTCGGTTTCCATGACATGGGACTGATGCCCGACCATGTGCCCTCGCCATTCTCCGCGACCCAAACCGAGGCCCAAACCGAGACCATAGTGGTCGGCTGTCAGGTGATGGGCGACCATCGCCGGCCGTTGCCCGACGTGCAATGGCCTGCCCCGTGCCAATGGCTGATGGCGCCCCTGGCTGCACAATTCGGCACCACCTTCGACGACGCACCTGCCCCGATGCAGCCGCTGCAGATCAGCTCATTACCCGGGCGCATCGACGTCATCGCCGGACACATGAGCCGGCACCTGGCCAGACAACTGCAACGCTTGCCGGCCCACTGGTCGATCGCGGTACGACTCGGACTGCGCCGCCAATTTCCCGAGGACTACCGACGGTTGATGACTGCCGGATTCATTTTTACCGGCATGGTGCCCGCCGAAGGCGAGCTGAACTGGCAGGCGCTGTTTCACCGTGGCGCGCTGGCTCGCCACCTGGACTTGCATGCGGAGCCGATGCAACGACTGCACGATGAGTTGCAGTTCCATACGCGGAACTGGAGAGGCAGGCAGTCCAGTTCGGCAGCGTGA
- a CDS encoding methyl-accepting chemotaxis protein, which translates to MPSFRTIQARYTLFLILFILVLSFLTVVGISYLVAPKLRQTEEQVALNRIGEVAEQIQGELNKVQAQQRSITQTIPLLDSDAIDKVLPGLVDQYGEPKVFGGGIWPLPNQRAEGRNKFSTFWHRDGSGKLVVNTFWNSDAAPNYYEQPWHKGGMATPPGKCAWAAAYKDDASAEPRTNCAMAIQKNGVPYGVSTIDVTLGFFNDLVARKEADLNAEMLIVEGDGKIISNSSRISGPIVLKNISELAATLPFAAQVKAGLAQRDQPLQRVEFDNKGEASTFFMRPIEGTPWFLATALPTRLITAQRDDVLNTLSLLQIPMVILLVLMQLYAIRQLTGRMKVLKGNIDALSTGDADLTRRITVRAEDELGAIGHSVNRFIVYLQDMISEVTQATGAMASSLDNLQRTSAHTSEILMRHASETDQTVTAITQMSSTAESVAQNAAETAAFTQRANEHADRSRVVVGEASNSVVALIDEVAGATRKVESMQQDAQRITEILGVIGAIAGQTNLLALNAAIEAARAGEQGRGFAVVADEVRALAARTQASTSEINEMLTRLTQGVSSSVLAMENTQASCQSAADATSRVNSGLDEMAGSVGQINSLSTQIATAAEQQSAVTEEINRSMVQIRHMVEELVEGGLASENNTRQLLEANSRVNAIMGRFKLR; encoded by the coding sequence ATGCCCTCATTCCGCACCATTCAGGCTCGCTACACGCTGTTCCTGATCTTATTCATCCTGGTGTTGTCCTTCCTGACCGTCGTGGGCATCAGCTATCTGGTCGCGCCCAAGCTGCGCCAGACCGAAGAACAAGTCGCGCTCAATCGCATCGGCGAAGTCGCGGAGCAGATCCAGGGCGAGCTGAACAAAGTGCAGGCCCAGCAACGCAGCATTACCCAGACCATTCCGTTGCTCGACAGCGATGCCATCGACAAGGTACTCCCCGGCCTGGTGGATCAATATGGCGAACCGAAAGTCTTCGGTGGCGGGATCTGGCCGCTGCCCAACCAGCGAGCCGAAGGACGAAACAAATTCAGCACGTTCTGGCATCGCGACGGCTCCGGCAAACTGGTAGTCAACACGTTCTGGAACAGCGACGCCGCGCCGAACTATTACGAGCAGCCCTGGCACAAGGGCGGCATGGCCACCCCGCCCGGCAAATGCGCCTGGGCCGCCGCCTATAAAGATGACGCCAGCGCCGAACCGCGCACCAACTGTGCCATGGCCATCCAGAAAAACGGTGTGCCTTACGGCGTCTCCACCATCGACGTGACCCTGGGCTTCTTCAATGACCTGGTGGCGCGCAAGGAAGCCGACCTGAACGCCGAAATGCTGATTGTCGAAGGCGACGGCAAGATCATCAGCAACAGCTCGCGCATCAGCGGTCCGATCGTCCTCAAGAACATCAGCGAACTGGCGGCCACTTTGCCGTTTGCCGCTCAGGTCAAGGCGGGCCTGGCTCAGCGCGACCAGCCGTTGCAGCGGGTCGAATTCGACAACAAGGGCGAAGCCAGCACGTTCTTCATGCGCCCCATCGAAGGCACGCCCTGGTTCCTCGCCACCGCCTTGCCAACCCGCCTGATCACCGCTCAGCGCGATGATGTACTGAATACGCTCAGCCTGCTGCAGATCCCGATGGTCATCCTGCTGGTGCTGATGCAGTTGTACGCAATCCGCCAACTGACCGGCCGCATGAAGGTACTCAAGGGCAACATCGATGCGCTGTCCACCGGCGATGCCGACCTGACCCGACGCATCACCGTCCGCGCCGAGGACGAACTGGGAGCGATTGGTCATTCGGTCAACCGCTTCATCGTCTACCTGCAAGACATGATCAGTGAGGTTACCCAGGCCACCGGCGCCATGGCGTCGAGCCTGGACAACCTGCAGCGGACCTCGGCCCATACCAGCGAGATCCTGATGCGCCACGCCTCGGAAACCGACCAGACCGTGACCGCCATTACCCAGATGAGCTCGACGGCCGAGAGCGTGGCCCAGAACGCCGCCGAAACGGCTGCGTTCACCCAACGCGCCAACGAACACGCCGATCGCTCTCGTGTCGTGGTGGGCGAAGCCTCCAACAGCGTGGTGGCGTTGATCGATGAAGTCGCCGGCGCCACCCGCAAGGTCGAGAGCATGCAGCAGGACGCGCAACGCATCACCGAGATTCTCGGCGTGATCGGTGCCATTGCCGGACAGACCAACCTGCTGGCACTCAACGCCGCCATCGAAGCCGCCCGGGCCGGCGAACAAGGCCGCGGGTTTGCAGTAGTGGCCGACGAGGTCCGTGCCCTCGCCGCCCGCACCCAGGCCAGCACCTCGGAAATCAACGAAATGCTGACCCGCCTGACCCAAGGCGTGAGCTCGTCGGTTTTGGCGATGGAAAATACCCAGGCCAGTTGCCAGTCGGCTGCCGACGCGACCTCCCGGGTCAACAGCGGCCTGGATGAAATGGCCGGCTCCGTCGGCCAGATCAACAGCCTGAGCACCCAGATCGCCACTGCCGCCGAACAACAGAGCGCCGTGACCGAAGAAATCAACCGCAGCATGGTGCAGATCCGCCATATGGTGGAGGAACTGGTAGAAGGCGGACTGGCCAGCGAAAACAACACCCGACAACTGCTGGAAGCCAACAGTCGGGTGAATGCGATCATGGGACGGTTCAAGCTTCGCTGA
- a CDS encoding DUF411 domain-containing protein, whose protein sequence is MANPLHLLALSALFVTTLAQAATPTTIDVHRDANCGCCKKWIAHLQENGFKVNDHVETDMSSVKQRLGVAPNMRSCHTAEINGKFVEGHVPADQVRALSQRDDLLGVAAPGMPMGSPGMEMDGMSDAYQVIGLKKDGTQTVVADYPAH, encoded by the coding sequence ATGGCCAATCCCCTGCACCTGCTCGCCCTGAGCGCCCTGTTCGTCACCACCCTGGCCCAGGCGGCCACACCGACCACCATCGATGTGCACCGCGATGCCAACTGCGGCTGCTGCAAGAAATGGATTGCTCATCTGCAAGAGAACGGCTTCAAGGTCAACGACCATGTCGAAACCGATATGAGTTCAGTCAAGCAACGCCTGGGCGTGGCGCCCAACATGCGTTCCTGCCATACCGCCGAGATCAACGGCAAATTCGTCGAGGGCCACGTCCCTGCCGATCAGGTACGGGCGTTGAGCCAACGGGACGACTTGCTCGGCGTGGCCGCACCCGGCATGCCCATGGGGTCGCCCGGCATGGAAATGGACGGCATGAGCGACGCCTACCAGGTGATCGGCCTGAAGAAAGACGGAACGCAGACCGTGGTGGCGGATTACCCGGCCCACTGA
- a CDS encoding alpha/beta fold hydrolase, with protein sequence MPRPTLRWLSSLFLSAALPLAAHAESLVQGPAYGPELQGFEYPYTLKHFTFQSQGKSLQMGYMDVPAQRKVNGRSVVLMHGKNFCAATWGDSIKTLSEAGYRVIAADQIGFCTSSKPDHYQYSFQQLASNTQALLKALGIQKAVILGHSTGGMLATRYALQFPDQVERLAMVNPIGLEDWKALGVPYRTVDQWYARELKLNADGIRNYERTTYYGGRWKPEFERWVDMLAGLNKGPGHTQVAWNSALIYDMIFTQPVYYEFKDLKMPTLLLIGTADTTAIGSDIAPPAVKARLGRYEVLGKQAAQLIPRSTLVEFPHLGHAPQMEEPDRFHEALLNWLNKPIP encoded by the coding sequence ATGCCGCGCCCCACCCTTCGCTGGTTATCCAGCCTGTTCCTTTCCGCCGCCCTGCCGCTGGCCGCCCATGCCGAAAGCCTTGTGCAAGGGCCGGCCTACGGGCCGGAACTCCAGGGTTTCGAGTACCCCTATACCCTCAAGCACTTCACCTTCCAGTCCCAGGGCAAGTCCCTGCAGATGGGCTACATGGACGTACCGGCCCAGCGCAAGGTCAATGGCCGTAGCGTCGTGCTGATGCACGGCAAGAACTTCTGCGCCGCCACCTGGGGCGACTCGATCAAGACCCTCAGCGAGGCTGGTTACCGGGTGATTGCGGCGGACCAGATCGGCTTCTGCACGTCCAGCAAACCGGACCACTACCAGTACAGCTTCCAGCAACTGGCTAGCAACACCCAGGCGCTGCTCAAGGCCCTTGGCATACAGAAAGCAGTCATCCTGGGACACTCCACCGGCGGTATGCTCGCCACCCGTTATGCCTTGCAGTTTCCCGATCAGGTAGAGCGCCTGGCCATGGTCAACCCTATCGGCCTGGAGGATTGGAAGGCCCTTGGCGTGCCCTACCGCACCGTGGACCAATGGTACGCACGGGAGCTGAAGCTCAACGCCGACGGTATTCGCAATTACGAGCGCACGACCTACTACGGCGGCCGCTGGAAACCGGAGTTCGAGCGCTGGGTGGACATGCTCGCCGGCTTGAACAAGGGGCCCGGACACACCCAGGTCGCCTGGAACTCGGCGCTGATCTACGACATGATCTTCACCCAGCCGGTCTACTACGAATTCAAGGACCTGAAGATGCCGACCCTGCTGCTGATCGGTACCGCCGATACCACGGCCATCGGCAGCGACATCGCCCCACCGGCGGTAAAAGCCAGGCTCGGCCGCTACGAGGTACTGGGCAAGCAGGCCGCCCAGCTCATCCCGCGCTCGACCCTGGTGGAGTTCCCTCATCTGGGGCACGCTCCGCAGATGGAAGAGCCGGACCGCTTCCATGAAGCGTTGCTGAACTGGCTGAACAAACCCATTCCCTGA
- a CDS encoding D-2-hydroxyacid dehydrogenase family protein has protein sequence MAVQIAVIDDWQDVARDVVDWSALDSIGQVTFLRDYPADRDTLAERLAPFEVICVMRERTAFDAGLLRRLPNLKLVLTGGMRNAALDLKAAAELGIQVCGTESYKHAAPELTWALVMALSRNLVQEANALRAGLWQQGLGGDLHGKTLAILGLGSIGKRVAQFGQVFGMRVIAWSQNLTAEQAAEVGVTYVSKQQLFEQADILSIHLVLGERTRGLVDAQALAWMKPEALLVNTARGPIVDENALIDALRHKRLAGAALDVFAQEPLPVDHPFRTLDNVLATPHVGYVSRQNYRQFYGQMIEDLQAWAAGAPIRLLTSTG, from the coding sequence ATGGCGGTGCAAATAGCGGTCATCGACGATTGGCAAGACGTGGCACGGGACGTGGTGGACTGGTCGGCCCTGGACAGCATCGGCCAGGTCACGTTCCTGCGTGACTACCCTGCCGACCGCGACACCCTCGCCGAACGTCTGGCACCCTTCGAGGTGATTTGCGTGATGCGCGAACGCACGGCATTCGACGCAGGCCTGCTGCGTCGCCTGCCGAATCTCAAGCTGGTACTCACCGGCGGCATGCGCAATGCCGCCCTCGACCTCAAGGCCGCTGCCGAGCTGGGCATCCAGGTGTGCGGCACCGAAAGCTACAAGCACGCGGCCCCCGAACTGACCTGGGCGCTGGTGATGGCCCTGAGCCGCAATCTTGTCCAGGAAGCCAATGCCCTGCGTGCGGGCCTGTGGCAGCAGGGCCTCGGTGGCGACTTGCACGGCAAGACCCTCGCCATCCTCGGCCTGGGCAGCATCGGCAAGCGAGTGGCACAGTTCGGCCAGGTGTTCGGCATGCGGGTGATCGCCTGGAGCCAGAACCTCACCGCCGAGCAGGCCGCCGAGGTGGGCGTGACCTACGTGAGCAAACAGCAGTTGTTCGAGCAGGCAGACATTCTCTCGATCCATCTGGTGCTGGGTGAACGTACCCGAGGCCTGGTGGACGCCCAGGCGCTGGCGTGGATGAAACCCGAGGCGCTGCTGGTCAACACCGCACGGGGGCCAATCGTCGATGAAAACGCGCTGATCGATGCCCTGCGCCACAAACGCCTGGCCGGCGCCGCCCTGGATGTATTCGCCCAGGAACCCCTGCCTGTCGATCACCCGTTCCGAACGCTGGACAACGTACTGGCCACGCCGCACGTGGGTTATGTCAGCCGGCAGAACTACAGGCAGTTCTATGGGCAGATGATCGAAGACCTGCAAGCCTGGGCGGCCGGCGCACCGATCCGCTTGCTGACCTCGACCGGCTGA
- the glgA gene encoding glycogen synthase GlgA encodes MISAALEPQQVRSQLPPAAESPTAPVLSTGGKALLPVVRQNPNRKKVLFVTSEIADLVKTGGLGDVSSALPRAMAGLHDVRVLIPGYPQVMNSGNPIHIVGELGGHAALPPCKIGRMDMADGLVIYVLICPELFAREGSPYGANNGRDWPDNHIRFARLGLAAADIAANLAQIHWCPDLVHAHDWPAGLAPAYMHWRGQRTPTLFTIHNLAYQGVVSLASCPELGIPEHALQQEGMEFYGKLSFLKAGMAYSSHITTVSATYAQEITTPAFGCGLDGFLAAKTQQGLLSGIPNGIDESWDSATDTHLFRKFAIGDWEGKAVNAAHVRELFGLDESKGPLFAVVSRLVYQKGLDLTEAVAEFIVESGGQIAIIGRGEPEEEQAMRELALRFPGRIGVRIGFNETDARRMFAGSDFLLMPSRYEPCGLSQMYAQRFGSLPVARNTGGLADTIEDGITGFLFAESTVDSYKQALSRAFKVFAFPELLNAMRCRAMSAPFNWCQAVEPYAELYEQLVAKSLGKSARQ; translated from the coding sequence ATGATCAGTGCTGCCTTGGAACCCCAGCAAGTCCGTTCACAACTACCGCCGGCGGCTGAATCGCCGACGGCACCGGTGCTGTCCACCGGAGGCAAGGCACTGCTCCCCGTCGTCCGCCAGAACCCCAACCGCAAGAAAGTTTTATTCGTCACTTCGGAAATCGCCGACCTGGTGAAGACCGGGGGGCTGGGCGACGTCTCGTCCGCACTGCCCCGGGCGATGGCCGGCCTGCATGATGTCCGGGTGCTGATCCCCGGTTATCCGCAGGTGATGAACAGCGGTAATCCGATCCACATCGTTGGTGAACTCGGCGGCCATGCGGCCCTGCCACCCTGCAAGATCGGACGCATGGACATGGCCGACGGCCTGGTGATCTACGTGCTGATCTGCCCCGAACTCTTTGCCCGCGAAGGCTCGCCCTACGGCGCCAACAATGGCCGCGACTGGCCGGATAACCACATCCGCTTCGCACGCCTGGGCCTGGCCGCTGCGGACATCGCCGCCAACCTGGCACAGATCCACTGGTGCCCCGACCTGGTCCATGCCCATGACTGGCCGGCCGGGCTGGCACCCGCCTACATGCACTGGCGCGGACAACGCACACCGACCCTGTTCACCATCCATAACCTGGCGTACCAGGGCGTCGTGAGCCTGGCCTCCTGCCCTGAGCTGGGCATTCCCGAGCACGCGCTGCAGCAGGAAGGCATGGAGTTCTACGGCAAGCTGTCGTTTCTCAAGGCGGGCATGGCCTATTCCAGCCATATCACCACGGTCAGCGCCACCTATGCCCAGGAAATCACCACCCCGGCGTTCGGCTGCGGGCTCGACGGTTTCCTCGCGGCCAAGACCCAACAAGGCTTGCTCAGCGGGATCCCCAACGGCATCGACGAAAGCTGGGATTCGGCCACCGACACGCACCTGTTCCGCAAATTCGCCATTGGCGACTGGGAGGGCAAGGCGGTGAACGCCGCCCACGTGCGTGAACTGTTCGGCCTCGATGAATCCAAGGGCCCGTTGTTCGCCGTGGTATCGCGCCTGGTGTACCAGAAAGGCCTGGACCTGACCGAAGCCGTGGCCGAATTCATCGTCGAGTCCGGCGGCCAGATCGCCATCATCGGCCGTGGCGAACCGGAAGAAGAACAGGCCATGCGCGAGCTGGCGCTGCGTTTCCCCGGTCGGATCGGCGTGCGCATCGGCTTCAACGAGACCGACGCACGGCGGATGTTCGCCGGCAGCGACTTCCTGCTGATGCCATCGCGCTATGAACCCTGCGGCCTGAGCCAGATGTACGCCCAGCGCTTCGGCTCGCTGCCGGTGGCGCGCAATACCGGCGGCCTGGCGGACACCATCGAAGACGGCATTACCGGCTTTCTGTTCGCCGAGTCCACCGTGGACAGCTACAAGCAGGCACTGAGCCGGGCCTTCAAGGTCTTCGCCTTCCCCGAACTGCTCAACGCCATGCGCTGCCGGGCGATGTCGGCGCCTTTCAACTGGTGCCAGGCGGTCGAACCCTACGCCGAACTCTACGAACAACTGGTGGCGAAATCCCTGGGTAAATCGGCCAGACAATGA
- the treZ gene encoding malto-oligosyltrehalose trehalohydrolase, with translation MPSRTPDTWTHGATMLDAEHTRFALWAPDAFYVSVEFDTGESIPLLPQANGWFMIQTRCPAGTRYRYNIDGELEVPDPASRAQAGDIDRPSVVVDPHAYQWRHTQWSGRPWYEAVIYELHVGTLGGFEGVEQQLARLAGLGVTAIELMPLAQFPGDRNWGYDGVLPYAPQASYGTPEQLKHLIDSAHGHGLAVILDVVYNHFGPDGNYLHRYAKGFFREDKHTPWGAAIDFRRREVRDFFIDNALMWLLEYRFDGLRLDAVHAIEDPDFLQELAARVRQQVDPARHVWLTVENEHNQASLLEQGYDAQWNDDGHNALHVLLTGETDAYYADYAEQPTEKLARCLSQGFVFQGHLNRHGEPRGEPSGHLPANAFVLFLQNHDQIGNRALGERLHQLAPPQALQAATVLLLLSPMIPLLFMGDEVLAEQPFLFFTSHHGELAELVREGRRNEFKAFSAFADPEKRERIPDPNAAATFDASRPNLESRRPEQQASEALYRQLLKIRREEIVPRLPAIQALGADVLGHGAISARWRMEDGSVLRIDLNLSEQPVEHSAPEEARILFEHPQQAMGLLEQGALAPYSALVTLTQAATLPNIIGERP, from the coding sequence ATGCCGTCAAGGACGCCTGACACCTGGACCCACGGCGCGACCATGCTTGATGCCGAGCACACGCGTTTCGCCCTGTGGGCCCCGGATGCGTTTTACGTCAGTGTCGAATTCGACACTGGCGAATCAATACCACTGCTGCCCCAAGCCAACGGCTGGTTCATGATCCAGACCCGTTGCCCTGCTGGTACTCGCTACCGCTACAACATCGACGGAGAATTGGAGGTACCCGACCCCGCCTCCCGTGCCCAGGCCGGAGACATCGACCGCCCCAGCGTGGTGGTCGATCCCCACGCTTATCAATGGCGCCACACCCAATGGTCCGGCCGCCCCTGGTACGAAGCGGTGATCTATGAATTGCACGTCGGCACCCTCGGTGGCTTCGAGGGGGTCGAGCAGCAACTGGCACGCCTGGCCGGGCTGGGTGTCACCGCCATCGAACTGATGCCCCTGGCGCAGTTCCCCGGTGATCGCAACTGGGGTTATGACGGCGTCCTGCCCTATGCGCCCCAGGCGTCCTACGGCACGCCGGAACAGCTCAAGCACCTGATCGACAGCGCCCACGGTCATGGCCTGGCGGTGATCCTGGATGTGGTCTACAACCACTTCGGCCCCGATGGCAATTACCTGCATCGCTACGCCAAGGGTTTCTTTCGCGAAGACAAGCACACGCCCTGGGGCGCGGCCATCGATTTCCGTCGCCGCGAAGTGCGGGACTTCTTCATCGACAATGCGCTCATGTGGTTGCTGGAATACCGCTTCGACGGCTTGCGCCTGGATGCCGTGCACGCGATTGAAGACCCGGACTTTCTCCAGGAGCTGGCCGCCAGGGTGCGTCAACAGGTCGACCCGGCGCGGCATGTCTGGCTGACCGTGGAAAACGAACACAACCAGGCCAGCCTGCTCGAGCAGGGTTACGACGCCCAGTGGAACGACGACGGCCATAACGCCCTGCACGTGTTGCTCACCGGGGAAACCGACGCCTATTACGCCGACTATGCCGAACAGCCCACGGAAAAACTGGCACGCTGCCTCAGCCAGGGCTTCGTGTTCCAGGGCCATCTCAACCGCCACGGCGAGCCCCGGGGCGAACCCAGCGGTCATTTGCCCGCCAACGCCTTCGTGCTGTTTCTGCAGAATCATGACCAGATCGGCAACCGGGCCCTGGGCGAACGCCTGCACCAATTGGCCCCGCCCCAAGCCCTGCAGGCGGCGACAGTGCTTCTTCTACTGAGTCCGATGATTCCGTTGCTGTTCATGGGTGACGAAGTGCTCGCCGAACAGCCGTTCCTGTTTTTCACCAGCCACCACGGTGAGCTGGCGGAGCTGGTGCGTGAGGGTCGGCGCAACGAGTTCAAGGCCTTCAGCGCCTTTGCCGATCCCGAGAAACGCGAACGCATTCCCGATCCCAACGCAGCCGCCACGTTCGATGCTTCACGGCCGAATCTGGAGTCCCGTAGGCCGGAGCAGCAAGCCAGCGAGGCGCTGTACCGTCAGTTGCTGAAAATCCGTCGCGAAGAGATCGTCCCGCGCCTGCCCGCGATCCAGGCATTGGGGGCCGACGTGCTGGGCCACGGCGCGATCAGTGCACGCTGGCGGATGGAGGATGGCAGCGTGCTGCGCATCGACCTGAACCTCAGCGAGCAGCCGGTTGAACACAGCGCCCCGGAGGAGGCGCGCATTCTTTTCGAACATCCGCAGCAAGCCATGGGTCTGTTGGAACAGGGTGCTCTTGCGCCCTACAGCGCGCTGGTCACTCTGACGCAAGCGGCAACGTTGCCCAACATTATTGGAGAGCGCCCATGA